The window CTGGCGAATGCATCGTGCATGCTGGCATTGGGTAAGATTGGTTTTGACGGATGCCTGCATTACTTCAAAGAGCGATATATATTCAAGAAGAAGGATTATCCGTTTGGCCACGGCAACACATACTCGTTCGAATCCGGAATGGAGCTAGTGTCTGCTTACCATCCGAGTCCGCGGAATGTCAACACGGGCAGACTGACCTATGAGGCAATGATTGAACTGCTGGATAAGGTGAAGTTGCTCTCTAAGATTCGCTGATAGTTAGCGCTTCAAATCGCGGATGATTTCGCGACGGGCGTTCCAGCCAGGTGCGCCTGTAATTCCTCCCCCGGGATGCGTACCCGAACCGCACAGATAGAGATTCTTGACATGGGTGTGATACTGCGCCCATCCCGCCACGGGACGCATGAAGAAAATTGATCCAGCATCATTTCTCCGTGGTTGATATTGCCTTCCGTAAGTCCGATTGAAGGTTGTTCAGCTCCAAGATAAATAAATTGGATTACATTGGAACATATTTCTTGTTTTTCGTACATTAGTAAAATAAATGGGAGGTGTATAAATATGAGAGTTATTTACCGCGGTGATCTTGATGGCACTGTCTGTGCCACTATTTTGACTGATCTGGGCATGTGCGATGAGTTATTTCAGGCTCATCCAAAAGATATGCAGGATGCGAAAGTTGATGTAACGGATGAGGATATTATCTGCAATCTGCCATATCACCCAAATTGTCATATGTGGTTCGACCACCATTCAAGTGAAATATCTCGGCCTGATATGCCGTCTGATTTCAAAGGACTTGTGGATGTTGCGCCCAGTGCAGCTAATCTTGTCTATAAGTACTTTTTGCCGGAGCATCCCGAGCTGAAAAAGTACGAAGAACTTGTTCATGAGACAGATCTCTTTGACAGCGCTAATCTGACACTGGAACAGGTATCCGATCCTCAAGATACGATTCTGCTCGGTTTTCTCATCGATCCGCGAACCGGACTCGGATTACACAGGGACTTTTCTATAAGCAATTTCCAGTGGGTATCGCAAATGCCTGAACTTCTTACCGCGAAAAATGTCGATGAGATTCTTGCCATGACAGATACTAAAGAGCGGATTGAGCGTTACAACGAGATGCAAGAAGCAGCATCTGAATTCTACCTCGAAACATCTCATCTAAGTGACAATGTCATTGTTACTGACGTTCGCGGAAAGGATATTCCGGCTGCAAACCGCTTTCTCATTTATACGCTTTCCGGATTATCGCAGGGTAATATATCCGTCCGCATTGCCGATGGGAAGAAGGGTGAGTTCGACACCATTTCGGTAGCCCATTCCATCTTCGTACGCACGTCATCCATCGACAGCGGGGAGCTTTGCAAACAGTACGGCGGCGGCGGTCACAAGGGGGCTGCAACCTGCCAGCCTGTGCTGAAGGACAGCGAACGCGTCTTTCTAGAGATCATCGAGGCTTGTAAAGAGT is drawn from Candidatus Neomarinimicrobiota bacterium and contains these coding sequences:
- a CDS encoding exopolyphosphatase, producing the protein MRVIYRGDLDGTVCATILTDLGMCDELFQAHPKDMQDAKVDVTDEDIICNLPYHPNCHMWFDHHSSEISRPDMPSDFKGLVDVAPSAANLVYKYFLPEHPELKKYEELVHETDLFDSANLTLEQVSDPQDTILLGFLIDPRTGLGLHRDFSISNFQWVSQMPELLTAKNVDEILAMTDTKERIERYNEMQEAASEFYLETSHLSDNVIVTDVRGKDIPAANRFLIYTLSGLSQGNISVRIADGKKGEFDTISVAHSIFVRTSSIDSGELCKQYGGGGHKGAATCQPVLKDSERVFLEIIEACKE